In Podospora pseudoanserina strain CBS 124.78 chromosome 5, whole genome shotgun sequence, a single window of DNA contains:
- a CDS encoding hypothetical protein (EggNog:ENOG503PQZU) translates to MWGSPPQLFFAIRISHTTPNFTMGSAISRCNSNSRSNSHGHGTGPGISEMGQKIFERQPNWLTPPSKWRSHHCSHQPVRYRTPTPYPKDDRKRCDYTLLHEKNMIIETPVADHIEVKKPSQKHPAMVHSRHGQQLPPNSTLTITWESHPRLNRFERAS, encoded by the exons ATGTGGGGGAG TCCTCCACAACTGTTTTTTGCAATCCGTATTTCTCATACAACACCAAACTTCACCATGGGCTCCGCCATATCCAGATGCAACTCCAACTCCAGGAGCAACAGCCATGGCCACGGGACTGGCCCAGGAATCTCTGAGATGGGCCAGAAGATTTTCGAGAGACAGCCAAATTGGCTCACCCCACCGTCCAAATGGCGCTCTCACCACTGCTCCCACCAGCCAGTGCGCTATcgcacccccaccccatACCCCAAGGACGACAGGAAACGCTGCGACTATACGCTTCTCCACGAAAAGAACATGATCATCGAGACGCCAGTTGCGGACCATATTGAAGTCAAGAAACCCTCCCAGAAGCACCCGGCCATGGTGCACTCGCGCCACGGACAACAGTTGCCCCCCAACAGCACCCTCACTATTACCTGGGAAAGCCACCCCCGTCTGAACCGCTTTGAGCGTGCCTCGTGA
- a CDS encoding hypothetical protein (EggNog:ENOG503P5PW; COG:Q) has protein sequence MVLDACLSSASSCLSQLLTNAVRAFRQLGSMRRKTVLIVGANRGIGNNLLKAFVEESWDVTATVRPKTRTEKDPTVVELEKAGVRLLELDYLDEATISRAAALYGADRPLDLLINVGGLSPHPKPWQEQTGEMMVEKFRVMAVGPILTIGHFLPSLELGDNTKIVNISSAFGSVSKNSFGTCMAYRMAKTALNQGTVTMAREWEKEGRKLTMVNVEPGFISTRLTGWDGVDDMTTCVAGLMRVFKDITPQDNGTLIKWDGNRIPY, from the exons ATGGTGCTCGACGCCTGTCTTTCATCTGCATCAAGCTG CCTATCCCAGCTGCTCACCAACGCTGTCCGAGCCTTCAGGCAACTTGGAAgcatgaggaggaagactgTTCTTATCGTGG GGGCAAACCGTGGGATCGGAAACAATCTCCTGAAGGCATTTGTTGAGGAGTCATGGGACGTTACAGCCACCGTTCGGCCCAAAACACGCACAGAAAAGGATCCGACAGTTGTGGAACTCGAGAAAGCAGGTGTGAGACTCTTGGAGCTAGATTATCTTGATGAAGCCACCATCTCTCGAGCAGCGGCTCTTTACGGTGCCGATCGacctcttgacctcctcatcaacgTTGGCGGCCTCTCGCCTCATCCAAAGCCATGGCAGGAGCAAACaggggagatgatggtggagaagtTCCGCGTAATGGCTGTTGGCCCTATCCTTACCATCGGGCACTTCCTCCCGAGCTTGGAGCTTGGCGATAACACAAAGATAGTCAAtatctcctccgcctttgGCTCAGTTTCAA AGAACTCTTTTGGTACATGCATGGCCTACCGTATGGCGAAGACGGCTCTCAACCAAGGCACTGTCACCATGGCACGTGAgtgggaaaaggaaggaCGAAAGCTGACGATGGTGAATGTCGAGCCTGGATTCATCTCGACCCGGCTCACagggtgggatggggttgacgATATGACAACCTGTGTTGCTGGCTTAATGAGGGTATTCAAGGACATTACGCCCCAGGACAACGGAACCCTCATAAAGTGGGACGGGAACAGAATTCCATACTAA
- a CDS encoding hypothetical protein (EggNog:ENOG503NWA2; COG:I) produces the protein MAEPRLPDIYGPGTFTDRELVPILTDAHRILRVLAAQTPGFPDNEVVLSKVRFEGEAEPVIPGPVKSTPVAAALHAMTGILADEILTLRGLPSPTRKVVINTTHTTLWLGGVAAVYLDHESIISLMRDKKRFGELVPDWQQRGFDPKLNPLLKLRATGIYPTKIPGQWYNLHGSLNPEPMLRNLGIDPFPEASITTLDEAAAYLRKKTTKMSPTEVEYLNLSAGHCGTKCHTPASWSATSMGKSLAKHPLIDVIPPPSHSVPSPPTPFPALNTTNPLPLSGVKVLELARIIAAPVASSILASLGATVIKINAPHLPDMSVLQLSLTAGKITTCLDLRDPTDRDKLQELLAEADVFIQGFRPSALDKYGLSQHDILSMAVKRNKGVVYVTENCFGPDGVYASRPGWQQMADCASGVAYVMGRAYELADGEPVLPSLPVSDMTCGLVCAVGAMMGLLNRAREGGSWIVRGSLVRIDTFFLHKEVGLYPRHVVERCKERFNWVEMRGENHVLELLRMTWEGWEGDGVMRGYLREEGEWWERWRESAFGGRGLGILRPVVRFEGEGIREEVQPRWAREPVPFGFCEKADVMF, from the coding sequence ATGGCAGAACCAAGACTTCCCGACATCTACGGCCCCGGGACCTTTACCGACCGAGAACTGGTTCCGATACTGACGGATGCGCACCGAATACTCCGGGTCTTGGCAGCCCAAACCCCTGGCTTCCCAGACAATGAGGTCGTCCTGTCAAAAGTTAGGTTTGAAGGCGAGGCCGAGCCTGTGATCCCAGGCCCTGTCAAGTCTACGCCTGTTGCAGCAGCACTCCATGCCATGACCGGTATCTTGGCCGATGAGATTCTAACGCTCCGAGGGTTGCCTAGTCCTACCAGAAAGGTGGTCATCAACACGACACATACAACCCTGTGGCTTGGAGGTGTGGCGGCAGTTTACCTCGACCACGAGTCGATTATATCCTTGATGAGAGATAAGAAGAGGTTCGGCGAGCTGGTTCCGGATTGGCAGCAAAGAGGTTTTGATCCTAAGTTGAACCCCCTGCTCAAGCTGAGAGCAACGGGTATCTATCCCACCAAGATACCTGGGCAGTGGTATAACCTCCATGGATCCCTCAACCCAGAACCTATGCTTCGCAACCTCGGCATTGACCCCTTCCCTGAAGCATCGATCACAACCCTCGACGAGGCAGCGGCTTACCTCCGcaagaaaacaacaaagaTGTCACCCACTGAAGTGGAGTACCTTAACCTCTCGGCCGGTCACTGCGGGACAAAGTGCCATACTCCTGCCTCTTGGTCCGCCACCTCGATGGGAAAGTCCCTAGCTAAGCACCCGCTAATCGATGTCATCCCCCCGCCCTCTCACTCCGTCCCCTCACCACCTACCCCCTTCCCGGCTCTCAACAcgaccaacccccttcccctgtCAGGGGTAAAAGTCCTCGAGCTAGCCCGCATCATCGCCGCCCCGGTAGCCTCCTCCATCCTTGCGTCGTTAGGGGCAACGGTCATCAAAATCAACGCCCCCCATCTGCCGGATATGTCTGTTCTTCAGCTCAGTCTGACAGCCGGCAAGATCACCACCTGCCTTGATCTTCGAGATCCCACCGACAGGGATAAGCTTCAGGAGTTGTTAGCCGAAGCGGATGTTTTTATTCAGGGGTTCCGTCCCAGTGCGTTAGATAAATACGGTCTTTCCCAACACGATATCTTGTCCATGGCTGTCAAACGGAACAAGGGAGTGGTGTACGTGACGGAGAATTGCTTCGGTCCTGATGGGGTGTATGCTAGTAGGCCCGGGTGGCAGCAGATGGCTGATTGTGCTTCTGGTGTGGCGTACGTCATGGGGAGGGCTTACGAGTTGGCTGATGGGGAGCCGGTCTTGCCTAGTTTGCCGGTTAGCGATATGACTTGTGGGCTTGTTTGTGCTGTAGgggcgatgatggggttgttgaatCGGgcgagagagggggggagctGGATTGtgagggggagtttggttAGGATTGATACGTTTTTTTTACATAAGGAGGTGGGTTTGTATCCTCGGCATGTGGTGGAGAGATGCAAGGAGAGGTTTAACTGGGTAgagatgaggggggagaatCATGTGTTGGAAttgttgaggatgacgtgggaggggtgggaaggggatggggtgaTGAGAGGGtatttgagggaggagggggagtggtgggaaCGATGGAGGGAGAGTgcgtttggggggagggggttgggtatTTTGAGGCCTGTGGTGCggtttgaaggggagggaatCAGGGAGGAAGTGCAGCCgaggtgggcgagggagCCGGTGCCGTTTGGATTTTGCGAGAAGGCGGATGTCATGTTTTAA
- a CDS encoding hypothetical protein (COG:S; EggNog:ENOG503NVV2): MTSQSPAFSTNELPEGGGEVSVPKAFSHLRFFGSLRVDVLIHTFRGPHWIRFTQIYLISKTSTDNQFPTVKFCHKMVPTSFQYRPLPPPPAKLIRLLSIHPSEDNTAPICLSFTNQPACIDIQDEAITPYEALSYVWGSEADPAPIAMITIDADGSTKHNTMLVTQNLATALRHLRLPSSPRTIWIDAICINQNDWTEKGHQVSFMGDVYEKAAHVVIWLGPEGDDSSHALNILRDIGSQVTVDWNMQSMTATPNARDPSLADIDTPFPDDGHYTPRDANAVEALLNRSWFERLWVLQEQALANNATFQAGHSTISRLDLRNAVYCTNVKNSEGSSPMAKLCRTDRAWLVVAMCRPRFPINLTEMRTYCEEMKCKDPRDRVYALLRLLSGFEREGGAAEVVRPDYTASVAEVYGDVVLKYIQATRKGDILAHAGVKDEEGGSKWWPSWIPDWSYEMERHMYGLPCSGGETFLAVVTDTSLEGTFLSMVGVQCAEITVTALPDDTTTPLATLASFRKLFRDVFAKVTAVQQSILLESMSRAVSAGRFRETFIPPENYYLPVSDVTDMLRKVLTTSEDFREENNEDPNLVLLGKHMTTWVQGRQYFMTSDGRFGLGPKATQPGDIVCLFLGTDTPLILRATEKDRHLEFYQLVGDAFMHGIMAGEPFLGPLESYQRQVYAFNESNRGSLSILDERTGEVVIKDPRIERLGLGLEAVDTFTSSGGELRYEISMQQLKEKGVAVQDFCLV, translated from the coding sequence ATGACATCTCAAAGCCCCGCATTTTCGACCAATGAGCTTCCagaaggcggcggtgagGTGTCAGTGCCGAAGGCTTTCTCCCACTTGCGCTTTTTTGGCAGTTTGAGGGTTGATGTACTAATCCACACTTTTCGAGGACCACATTGGATCAGATTCACACAGATCTACTTGATCTCTAAGACTTCCACTGACAATCAGTTCCCTACTGTCAAATTTTGTCACAAGATGGTGCCGACAAGCTTTCAATAccgaccccttcccccccctccagccaAGCTCATCCGGCTCTTGTCTATCCACCCGAGCGAAGACAATACAGCCCCGATATGCCTATCGTTTACGAATCAACCAGCCTGCATCGACATTCAAGATGAAGCTATCACACCTTACGAAGCTCTGTCCTATGTATGGGGCTCCGAAGCCGACCCGGCTCCAATCGCCATGATCACGATCGACGCTGACGGCTCAACAAAACACAACACAATGCTCGTCACCCAAAACCTTGCCACCGCGCTCAGACACCTCCGTCTGCCCTCGAGCCCGCGCACAATCTGGATCGACGCCATCTGCATCAACCAAAACGACTGGACCGAAAAAGGCCACCAAGTCAGTTTCATGGGCGACGTCTACGAAAAAGCAGCCCACGTCGTCATCTGGCTCGGCCCTGAAGGAGACGATAGCAGCCACGCACTGAATATCCTCCGAGACATCGGGTCCCAAGTCACCGTTGACTGGAACATGCAATCCATGACAGCCACCCCCAACGCCCGCGACCCCTCACTCGCTGACATTGACACCCCCTTTCCTGACGACGGGCATTACACCCCCCGCGACGCCAACGCCGTCGAAGCATTACTCAATCGGTCTTGGTTTGAACGACTCTGGGTCTTACAAGAGCAAGCACTAGCAAACAACGCAACATTTCAAGCTGGCCattccaccatctcccgccTCGACCTCCGCAATGCGGTCTACTGCACCAACGTCAAGAACTCTGAAGGGTCTAGCCCGATGGCGAAGCTGTGCCGGACTGATAGGgcttggctggtggttgCGATGTGCAGGCCTAGATTCCCTATCAACCTGACAGAAATGCGGACGTACTGCGAAGAGATGAAGTGCAAGGATCCAAGAGATAGGGTTTATGCactgttgaggctgctgagtgggtttgagagggaggggggtgctgCGGAGGTTGTGAGGCCGGATTATACTGCTTCTGTTGCCGAGGTGTatggggatgtggtgttgaagtaTATCCAGGCGACTAGGAAGGGGGATATTTTGGCGCATGCGGGGGTTaaagacgaggagggggggtcaAAGTGGTGGCCGAGCTGGATTCCGGATTGGTCTTATGAGATGGAGAGGCATATGTATGGACTGCCGTGCTCTGGGGGAGAGACTTTTCTTGCGGTTGTCACGGATACGTCTCTGGAGGGGACATTTCTCTCTATGGTTGGTGTCCAGTGCGCGGAAATCACGGTTACGGCCCTGCCAGACGACACTACCACTCCTCTTGCCACGCTGGCCAGCTTTCGAAAGCTCTTCAGGGATGTTTTCGCCAAGGTGACGGCTGTGCAACAATCAATTCTCCTAGAAAGCATGAGCCGGGCAGTCAGCGCAGGCCGCTTTCGAGAGACGTTTATCCCACCGGAAAACTACTACCTGCCTGTGTCTGACGTGACGGACATGCTGCGCAAAGTCCTGACCACATCTGAGGATTTTCGTGAGGAGAACAATGAGGACCCAAACTTGGTACTCCTAGGAAAACACATGACGACCTGGGTTCAAGGACGCCAGTACTTCATGACATCTGATGGCAGATTTGGGCTTGGACCCAAGGCAACACAGCCAGGAGACATCGTATGTCTTTTCCTCGGGACAGACACCCCTCTAATCTTGCGTGCAACAGAAAAAGACAGGCATCTTGAGTTCTATCAACTTGTTGGAGACGCCTTCATGCATGGTATCATGGCTGGCGAACCATTCTTAGGACCACTCGAAAGTTATCAGCGGCAGGTGTATGCATTCAACGAGAGTAATCGAGGCAGCCTATCCATCTTGGATGAACGGACAGGAGAGGTCGTTATCAAGGATCCAAGGATCGAAAGATTAGGGCTAGGCCTTGAAGCCGTTGATACTTTCACAAGTTCGGGTGGCGAGTTGAGATATGAAATAAGTATGCAGCAACTGAAAGAGAAGGGTGTGGCAGTACAAGATTTCTGTTTAGTTTGA